A region of Bradyrhizobium sp. SZCCHNS1050 DNA encodes the following proteins:
- a CDS encoding tripartite tricarboxylate transporter permease — MDLFANLAHGFAVALSPINLLMCLIGALVGTLVGVLPGIGTIATVAMLLPITFGLPPVGALIMLAGIYYGAQYGGSTTSILVNIPGEATSVVTALDGFQMAKQGRAGPALAIAAIGSFFAGCVATVLIAILGAPLTKLALAFGPAEYFSLMVLGLIFAVVLAKGSVLKAIAMIVLGLLLSMVGSDIETGVSRMAFNIPELADGLGFATVAMGVFGFAEIIRNLDAGAEMDRDLVQKKITGLMPTRKDLKDSAPAILRGTVLGSILGILPGGGAVIASFAAYTLEKKIARDPSRFGRGAIEGVAAPESANNAAAQTSFIPLLTLGIPPNAVMALMVGAMTIHGIVPGPQVMQKQPDLVWGMIASMWIGNLMLIIINLPLVGIWVRLLRVPYRLMFPSIVIFCAIGIYSVNNAPVDVVLAGAFGLVGYWLIKHDFEPAPLLLGMVLGPLMEENLRRALLISRGDWSVFLTRPLSAVLLAIAAGLLVLAVLPTLRRKRDEVFVESEG; from the coding sequence ATGGATCTGTTTGCAAATCTCGCCCACGGTTTCGCCGTCGCGTTGTCGCCAATCAATCTGCTGATGTGCCTGATCGGCGCGCTGGTCGGCACGCTGGTCGGCGTTCTCCCGGGCATCGGGACCATCGCCACCGTCGCGATGTTGCTGCCGATCACCTTCGGCCTGCCGCCGGTCGGCGCGCTGATCATGCTGGCCGGCATCTACTACGGCGCCCAGTATGGCGGCTCGACGACGTCCATCCTGGTCAACATTCCCGGCGAGGCGACGTCGGTGGTGACCGCGCTCGACGGCTTCCAGATGGCGAAGCAGGGCCGTGCCGGTCCGGCGCTGGCGATTGCCGCGATCGGCTCATTCTTCGCCGGCTGCGTTGCCACCGTGCTGATTGCGATCCTCGGCGCGCCGTTGACCAAGCTCGCGCTGGCGTTCGGCCCGGCCGAGTATTTCTCGCTGATGGTGCTGGGCCTGATCTTCGCAGTCGTGCTGGCGAAGGGCTCGGTGCTGAAGGCGATCGCAATGATCGTGCTCGGCCTGCTGCTGTCGATGGTCGGCTCGGACATCGAGACCGGCGTCTCGCGCATGGCCTTCAATATTCCCGAGCTCGCCGACGGCCTGGGCTTTGCCACCGTCGCGATGGGCGTGTTCGGCTTTGCCGAGATCATTCGCAATCTCGATGCCGGCGCGGAGATGGACCGCGACCTCGTGCAGAAGAAGATCACCGGCCTGATGCCAACCAGGAAGGATCTGAAGGACTCCGCGCCGGCGATCCTGCGCGGCACGGTGCTCGGTTCGATCCTGGGCATCCTGCCGGGCGGAGGTGCGGTGATCGCCTCGTTCGCGGCCTATACGCTGGAGAAGAAGATCGCGCGAGATCCGTCGCGGTTCGGTCGCGGTGCGATCGAGGGCGTCGCGGCGCCGGAGAGCGCCAATAATGCGGCGGCGCAGACCTCCTTCATTCCGCTGCTGACGCTCGGCATTCCGCCGAATGCGGTCATGGCGCTGATGGTCGGCGCGATGACCATCCACGGCATCGTGCCGGGCCCGCAGGTGATGCAGAAGCAGCCCGATCTGGTCTGGGGCATGATCGCCTCGATGTGGATCGGTAATCTCATGCTGATCATCATCAACCTGCCGCTGGTCGGCATCTGGGTGCGGCTCTTGCGCGTGCCATACCGGCTGATGTTCCCGTCGATCGTGATCTTCTGCGCGATCGGCATCTATTCGGTTAACAACGCGCCGGTCGACGTCGTCCTGGCGGGCGCGTTCGGCCTCGTCGGCTACTGGCTGATCAAGCATGATTTCGAGCCGGCGCCGCTGTTGCTCGGCATGGTGCTGGGCCCGTTGATGGAGGAGAACCTGCGCCGGGCGCTGCTGATCTCGCGCGGCGACTGGTCGGTGTTCCTGACGCGGCCGCTGTCGGCCGTGCTGCTCGCGATCGCGGCGGGGCTGTTGGTGCTGGCGGTGCTGCCGACGTTGCGCCGCAAGCGCGACGAGGTCTTCGTGGAGAGCGAAGGCTGA
- a CDS encoding tripartite tricarboxylate transporter TctB family protein: MAETTGQLSGETAGMSAARSVTGASIILVLAFAPQIIELLIALAGLVGPLSGRGPLQVIGAHASALSMAIPSLAQQYAASGKTSLSSDVLLALIYTYPLIAVAVFTFMVRPRAPQDYFGGVVLMAIALFALWASSDLQGMRGFSFGAGTAPRMFGLLLLGLGAAVAVIGVVSEGAQLATYHWRGPLFVSLAILTFAVSIRPLGLLVTGLASFLIAAIGSPETRWREALIVGICLTGGCALLFPYVLGLPMPLLPRFLLQ; the protein is encoded by the coding sequence ATGGCCGAGACCACGGGCCAATTGTCGGGCGAAACGGCGGGCATGTCGGCCGCCCGCAGCGTGACCGGCGCATCGATCATTCTGGTCCTTGCCTTCGCGCCACAGATCATCGAACTGCTGATCGCCTTGGCCGGTCTTGTAGGTCCACTCTCCGGACGCGGTCCGCTGCAGGTCATTGGAGCCCATGCGTCGGCCTTGTCAATGGCGATCCCGAGCCTGGCGCAGCAATATGCCGCAAGCGGCAAGACCTCGCTGTCTTCCGATGTTCTGCTGGCGCTCATCTACACCTATCCGCTGATCGCGGTCGCGGTGTTCACATTCATGGTACGTCCACGCGCGCCGCAGGACTATTTCGGCGGCGTCGTGCTGATGGCGATCGCGCTGTTCGCGTTGTGGGCCTCCAGCGACCTGCAGGGCATGCGCGGCTTCTCGTTCGGTGCCGGAACTGCGCCGCGGATGTTCGGTCTGCTGCTGCTAGGGCTCGGAGCTGCCGTGGCCGTGATCGGCGTCGTGAGTGAAGGCGCGCAGCTTGCGACCTATCACTGGCGCGGACCGCTGTTCGTCTCGCTCGCGATCCTGACCTTCGCCGTCTCCATTCGCCCGCTCGGACTATTGGTCACGGGGCTTGCAAGCTTCCTGATCGCGGCGATCGGCAGCCCCGAGACGCGCTGGCGCGAGGCCCTGATCGTCGGCATCTGCCTGACCGGCGGCTGCGCGCTGCTGTTCCCCTACGTGCTGGGGTTGCCGATGCCGCTGTTGCCGCGTTTCCTTTTGCAGTGA
- a CDS encoding chromate transporter: MSGDDNPLFQLFWTFALISLFAVGGAVAAIPELQRVAVEARHWMTDKQFADLFALSQLSPGPNVLIVTLIGYSVAGVAGAAVATIAMCGPTAVLSYFVSRWLSNARDARWPAMLQATLVPLSIGLMAASAWILGQASDQTWRAFALTVLAAVVASMTRLNPLWLLAAGGCLGFAGLL, translated from the coding sequence ATGAGCGGGGACGACAATCCGTTGTTCCAGCTGTTCTGGACCTTTGCGTTGATCTCGCTGTTTGCGGTTGGCGGCGCAGTGGCGGCGATTCCCGAACTGCAACGTGTTGCAGTCGAGGCCCGGCACTGGATGACGGACAAACAGTTCGCCGATCTGTTCGCACTCTCGCAATTGTCGCCCGGGCCCAACGTTCTGATCGTCACCCTGATCGGCTATTCGGTCGCAGGCGTGGCAGGTGCGGCGGTCGCGACGATCGCGATGTGCGGTCCCACCGCCGTGCTCTCCTATTTTGTCAGCCGCTGGCTCTCGAATGCGCGGGATGCGCGCTGGCCCGCCATGCTGCAGGCGACGCTGGTGCCGTTGTCGATCGGCTTGATGGCGGCGAGCGCATGGATTCTCGGTCAGGCTTCCGACCAGACGTGGCGGGCGTTCGCGCTGACGGTCCTTGCCGCAGTCGTTGCATCTATGACGCGACTCAATCCGCTCTGGCTGCTCGCCGCGGGCGGCTGTCTTGGTTTTGCTGGCCTTCTCTAG
- a CDS encoding chromate transporter, with protein MPPEAAQVASPAADIARHPPSLRTLFFAFAKMSLSGFGGVLVFARRAIVDEHHWMTAEEFNATFALCHFLPGPNIVNFSVVFGARLRGVAGGIAAFAGLLGPPMLLITSLGAIYGHFGQADTWRRALAGVSCVAVGLLASVVFRMISPLLKKSDVAGVAVVAGVFVAIGLARLPLQEVLLVAVPLSLAVTYAKTRSAR; from the coding sequence ATGCCTCCCGAAGCTGCGCAGGTTGCCTCTCCCGCTGCCGACATCGCCAGACACCCGCCCAGCCTCCGCACGCTCTTCTTCGCATTCGCGAAAATGTCGCTGTCGGGCTTCGGCGGCGTGCTGGTGTTCGCGCGGCGTGCGATCGTCGATGAGCATCACTGGATGACGGCGGAGGAGTTCAACGCGACCTTCGCGCTCTGTCATTTCCTGCCCGGACCGAACATCGTGAATTTCTCCGTGGTGTTCGGCGCGCGATTGCGCGGTGTCGCGGGTGGAATCGCTGCCTTTGCAGGCCTGCTCGGACCACCGATGCTGCTGATCACCTCTCTCGGTGCCATCTACGGTCATTTTGGACAAGCCGACACGTGGCGACGGGCGCTTGCAGGCGTGTCCTGCGTGGCCGTGGGTCTGCTGGCGTCGGTGGTGTTTCGCATGATCTCGCCGCTCCTGAAGAAGAGCGACGTGGCGGGCGTTGCCGTCGTGGCTGGCGTGTTCGTGGCGATCGGGCTGGCGCGCCTGCCGCTTCAGGAGGTTCTGCTGGTGGCCGTGCCGCTCAGCCTAGCCGTCACCTATGCCAAGACGCGGTCGGCACGATGA
- a CDS encoding SspB family protein, giving the protein MATDHIRYDVLARDALRGVLRRVLTDAAAHGLPGEHHFFITFVSKAEGVKLSPRLLAQYPEEMTIILQHQFWDLVVSEDRFEVGLSFGGIPERLVVPFHAIKSFFDPSVQFGLQFEPSEAIAETPPAPKLPAAPAPSAIAGPLPATPAETSDDKPLPPASPGEGAEVVRLDRFRKK; this is encoded by the coding sequence ATGGCGACGGATCATATTCGATACGATGTGCTGGCGCGCGACGCGTTGCGCGGGGTGCTGCGCCGGGTGCTGACCGACGCTGCTGCCCATGGTCTCCCGGGCGAGCATCATTTCTTCATCACCTTCGTGTCCAAGGCCGAGGGCGTGAAGCTGTCGCCGCGGCTGCTCGCGCAATATCCGGAGGAGATGACGATCATCCTGCAACACCAGTTCTGGGATCTGGTGGTTTCGGAGGATCGGTTCGAGGTCGGCCTGTCGTTCGGCGGCATCCCTGAGCGCCTCGTGGTGCCGTTCCACGCGATCAAGAGCTTCTTCGATCCGTCCGTGCAATTCGGACTGCAGTTCGAGCCGTCGGAGGCGATTGCCGAGACGCCGCCAGCTCCGAAGCTGCCGGCCGCACCGGCGCCATCGGCCATCGCCGGTCCGCTGCCTGCGACACCGGCCGAGACCAGCGACGACAAGCCGCTCCCGCCGGCCTCGCCGGGAGAAGGCGCCGAGGTCGTGCGCCTGGACCGTTTCCGCAAGAAGTAG
- the fumC gene encoding class II fumarate hydratase — translation MAHSANPSSHGATRTETDSFGPIEVAADRYWGAQTERSRQNFRIGHDRMPIAIVHALALVKMAAAQTNRELGLLEPRMADAIVQAAQEVIDGKLDDHFPLVVWQTGSGTQSNMNLNEVIANRASELLGGERGTKKPVHPNDHVNMSQSSNDSFPTAMHIAAARAISGHLVPALSELLAALRAKQEAFADIVKIGRTHTQDATPLTLGQEFSGYAAQVESAIARIEIAARDLLPLAQGGTAVGTGLNADPKFAKLFAKHVADITGLPFTSAANKFEALASNDAYVYTHGALNAAAAGLFKIANDIRFLGSGPRSGLGELILPENEPGSSIMPGKVNPTQCEALTMVCCQVFGNHTAITMGGSQGHFELNVYKPLLSHCMMQSIQLLGDSARSFSEHCVTGIQADAARIRELMERSLMLVTALAPKIGYDNAAKVAKSAHQRGTTLKQEALRLGLVSEDEFDRLVQPERMTRPGRA, via the coding sequence ATGGCACATTCAGCAAATCCATCATCGCACGGAGCGACGCGCACGGAGACCGACAGCTTCGGCCCGATCGAGGTCGCCGCCGATCGCTATTGGGGCGCGCAGACCGAGCGCAGCCGTCAGAATTTCCGCATCGGCCACGACCGCATGCCGATCGCCATCGTGCACGCGCTTGCGCTGGTGAAGATGGCCGCGGCCCAGACCAACCGCGAGCTCGGCCTGCTCGAGCCGCGCATGGCGGACGCCATCGTCCAAGCGGCGCAGGAGGTCATCGACGGCAAGCTCGACGACCACTTTCCGCTGGTCGTCTGGCAGACCGGCTCGGGCACCCAGAGCAACATGAACCTCAACGAGGTGATCGCCAATCGCGCCAGCGAGCTGCTGGGGGGCGAGCGCGGCACCAAGAAGCCCGTTCATCCGAACGACCACGTCAACATGAGCCAGTCGTCCAACGACTCGTTCCCGACCGCGATGCACATCGCCGCAGCGCGCGCGATCTCGGGCCATCTGGTGCCGGCGCTGTCGGAGCTGCTGGCGGCATTGCGCGCCAAGCAGGAGGCGTTCGCGGACATCGTCAAGATCGGCCGCACCCACACCCAGGACGCCACGCCGCTCACGCTGGGGCAGGAGTTCTCCGGCTACGCCGCGCAGGTCGAGAGCGCGATCGCAAGAATCGAGATTGCGGCGCGGGATCTCCTGCCGCTGGCGCAGGGCGGCACCGCCGTGGGCACCGGCCTGAACGCGGATCCGAAGTTCGCAAAGCTGTTCGCCAAGCATGTTGCCGACATCACCGGCCTGCCCTTCACCAGCGCGGCCAACAAATTCGAGGCGCTCGCGTCCAACGACGCCTATGTGTACACCCATGGTGCGCTGAATGCGGCGGCCGCCGGCCTGTTCAAGATCGCTAACGACATCCGCTTCCTCGGCTCAGGCCCGCGCTCCGGATTGGGAGAATTGATCCTGCCGGAGAACGAGCCGGGCTCCTCGATCATGCCGGGCAAGGTGAACCCGACGCAGTGCGAAGCGCTCACGATGGTGTGTTGCCAGGTGTTCGGCAATCACACGGCGATCACCATGGGCGGCAGTCAGGGTCATTTCGAACTGAACGTCTACAAACCATTGCTTTCACATTGCATGATGCAGTCCATACAATTACTAGGTGATTCAGCACGTTCATTCAGCGAACATTGCGTAACCGGTATTCAGGCCGACGCTGCTCGCATTCGCGAGCTGATGGAGCGCTCGCTGATGCTGGTGACAGCGCTTGCGCCGAAGATCGGCTACGACAACGCTGCCAAGGTCGCGAAATCAGCGCATCAGCGCGGCACCACGCTGAAACAAGAGGCCTTGCGGCTCGGTCTCGTCTCCGAGGACGAATTCGACCGCCTCGTTCAACCCGAGAGGATGACAAGGCCGGGGCGAGCGTAG
- a CDS encoding DUF4169 family protein has product MGDVINLKRFRKRVERDQEAKVAESNRARFGRTKSERATDAQRDKRANELLDQHRINGEDA; this is encoded by the coding sequence ATGGGTGATGTCATCAACTTGAAGCGTTTCAGAAAGCGCGTGGAGCGCGATCAGGAAGCGAAGGTCGCCGAAAGCAACCGCGCTCGCTTCGGCAGGACGAAGTCCGAACGCGCAACTGACGCCCAACGCGACAAGCGCGCGAACGAATTACTCGATCAACATCGTATCAATGGCGAGGACGCGTGA